The DNA sequence GGACTTGAGATTTTCTGAGGGACTCTATATTTATTTCATCCCCATTTATCTGGGAATCCACAAAACTCAAACCCCTATCAACAATTTCCTGGCTTTCAGATGACCTTATCGCCATGAGCGGATAGACGGTCTGCATGGTGGTTAGGGTGTACTCTGCAGGCGGCATACCCCCAGGGAATGAACCATTATCCATCTGCTTGTACCTGAGCCATTTTATAAGGTACTCACCCCTTGATGTGAGGGCTCCGTTCCCTGTGAATACCCATTCCAGAATTTCTCAATGAACTCCACAACCTTCCCATCTTCGCCATTCACAGTTATGCTTGAGTAATTTGACTGGATTCCGGGATTCTTAATGTACCTGTAAACCGACACGTCTCCCGATACAAAACATGTCTTGAAGTGAGGATCCACAGGCAGCTGCAGGCCGATACCTTTCATGTGCATTGATTTTGAGATGTATATGTAACTTATGTTGTTTCTTTCCAGAAGGTAACTGGTTTCTGATGGTATCGATGACTGGAAGATGGCCGATACCTCATCGCGGGTCATGGTATTCTCCTTAAGGGATGGGGCGCTTCCCATGAAACCTTCATACACTGTTTTCCAGAGCAGAACATCTCTCCGGTGGGTGTTACCAATGAGTGAGTAGGAATCCTCTATCGCTGATAGAAAAACAGCGTCCTGGGGTGTGTTATCATTTATCCATCTGAAGGCAGCGTTCTGCTGAGGGCTGGGTGTGGTTACTCCGGTATATGCAATGGCAGCCCCCTGGGCCAGAGGCATCAGCACTAGAAGTGCAAAAATACCAGTCCGTAGGAAGGGTTTGACGTCCCTTTTCATGATAGAGTAACTCTTAAAGCGTTTTGAGGCGTACAGCCTTCCCTTCACCTCACTGAAAGCATAACCTCCCATAAGAGAGAGGGGTATGGCTGCATAGGGATCCCTAAATCTGAAGGAGTAGGTCCCTATAATCATGAAGGCAGTGGCCCATATTATGAGGAACCTGTGGATTGGATTCTTTGATCTTAGGAGCAGGGAGGCCCCGTAAATCCCGAGTATTAGCTGCAACACACCCATCC is a window from the Methanothermobacter thermautotrophicus str. Delta H genome containing:
- a CDS encoding glycosyltransferase family 39 protein; this encodes MTFIVRLIPSRNFTLAGNDAYIHHDIVMRIAREGLGIIGHDIPSLMGLKAYAYPPLFHVMGYGLYLLFRSELVFFFISPLLGTATVLVIYKVARETFEREEVALLSAFLFSMVPSFVARTSVFIPESMGLLLTSGILYMLVKYLKTTPGYPDIDKFELKAFSNLFRGDLRYILGGLALFVIYLFTHRGWVFLLIALLLLAVTFLTPSFRKRPLEFGLIFLLIGAGIIEFITFAARFQSVPVTILGFPKWMGVLQLILGIYGASLLLRSKNPIHRFLIIWATAFMIIGTYSFRFRDPYAAIPLSLMGGYAFSEVKGRLYASKRFKSYSIMKRDVKPFLRTGIFALLVLMPLAQGAAIAYTGVTTPSPQQNAAFRWINDNTPQDAVFLSAIEDSYSLIGNTHRRDVLLWKTVYEGFMGSAPSLKENTMTRDEVSAIFQSSIPSETSYLLERNNISYIYISKSMHMKGIGLQLPVDPHFKTCFVSGDVSVYRYIKNPGIQSNYSSITVNGEDGKVVEFIEKFWNGYSQGTEPSHQGVSTL